The DNA sequence CAGTGGGCCGAAAACCTGGCCGCTCAGTCTGACTGGCAAACGACCGCCTTCCTGATGAATCTGAACCAGGCCATTCGGGAATTTACGTATGAGGTACGGGAGTTGGGAGCCCCTTTCCCGCCCGAGCAGACACTGACGCTTTGCAAAGGCTCCTGCCGCGATTATACGACGTTGTTTATGGCAGCCTGCCGCAGCCTGGGTATTGCCGCCCGGTTCGTGAGCGGTTATCTGCTGGGTAACCCCCAACAGGAACACCAGCTTCATGCCTGGGCCGAGGTCTACCTGCCCGGCGCGGGCTGGCGCGGCTTCGACCCAACCGAAGGCTCGGTTGTGGTGAACCGTCATATATTTCTGACCTCAACGGCAAAGCCCGACCTGGCCGCCCCTATCAGCGGCACGTTCAGTGGACACGCCAATTCAACACTACGGTCGGAATTGATTTTTCTGTAACCGGCAGCCAGATGTGTACATACCATGCACCGGTGAATGCAAACCAGAAACAAGCTATTTTCTGCCCATCGACACCTATCTTTGTGTAGTTATCTGAATACTTACTAACCCATTAGCGTGGCATTAATTAAGTCAATTTCCGGAATTCGAGGAACGATTGGGGGGCGCAGTGGCGATGGACTGACGCCGTTGGATGTAGTTAAGTTTACGGCTGCTTTCGGGCAGTGGCTCCGGCAGCGTAATCCTGGTCTTCAAACGGTTGTTATCGGGCGAGACGGACGGTTGTCGGGCGAGATGGTCTCGAAGCTGGTGGCGGCTACGCTGCAGGGCATTGGTCTGAATGTGATTGACCTGGGCCTGTCGACGACACCGACGGTGGAACTGGCCGTAACCGGCGAGGGCGCTGCGGGCGGCATCATTCTAACCGCCAGCCACAACCCTATCCAGTGGAATGCGCTCAAACTACTGAACGAAACCGGGGAGTTTATTTCGGCGCAGGACGGTGCCGATGTCCTGGCCATTGCCGAAGCCGAAGCCATTGATTTTGCCGAAGTACGT is a window from the Spirosoma rigui genome containing:
- a CDS encoding transglutaminase family protein, which produces MHLHVRHESEYTYDYPVALGPQTLYLYPRAYPYQRLLSYELTIDPEPSRIVRNIDVEGNVQQLVYFNHPTRHLTVTAEMQLQSDEFNSFDFVLFPFDTQRVPFHYPKSVEDLLQPYLQQVSASEKVKQWAENLAAQSDWQTTAFLMNLNQAIREFTYEVRELGAPFPPEQTLTLCKGSCRDYTTLFMAACRSLGIAARFVSGYLLGNPQQEHQLHAWAEVYLPGAGWRGFDPTEGSVVVNRHIFLTSTAKPDLAAPISGTFSGHANSTLRSELIFL